Genomic segment of Candidatus Marinarcus aquaticus:
AACACTTACAATTGGATTTAAACTAAAAAGATGTAACGTAAAACCTGCTGCCATTGCATCAATGCTGGTTGCAATAGCGAGCGTAAACAGTACTTTATTGGAAATAAGCAAAATCTCATCTTCTACATTTTCTCCAAAAGATTCGTAAATCATTTTTGCACCAATCAATAAAAGCAGGGTAAATCCAATGATTACATCATATCCGCCAATATATTGTTTTAAACCTACTCCTCCCAAATAACCAATAAGAGGCATAATTGCTTGAAAAATACCAAAAAACAGTCCTGCTTTCAAAGCTAAAACTTTGATATCTTTTTTTTGTTTTACTCCAAGTCCAATAGATACTGCAAAAGCATCCATGCTCAAAGCAACTGCTAATAATAAAACTTCAATCATCTCTCTTTCCCATCATATTTAAATGAAAATATTCCTAGTATAAAAAACAATATACTTACTAATATAAAAGGGGCAATTGGATCAATTTTATACACCACTGTACTCACCAATGGTCCAATAATCATTCCTACTCCTTGTGCCG
This window contains:
- a CDS encoding manganese efflux pump MntP family protein, with amino-acid sequence MIEVLLLAVALSMDAFAVSIGLGVKQKKDIKVLALKAGLFFGIFQAIMPLIGYLGGVGLKQYIGGYDVIIGFTLLLLIGAKMIYESFGENVEDEILLISNKVLFTLAIATSIDAMAAGFTLHLFSLNPIVSVIIIGIVTFFFSILGVYLGTKGSEKLESKSEVMGGVILIMIGFKLLLFT